A DNA window from Allokutzneria albata contains the following coding sequences:
- a CDS encoding glutathionylspermidine synthase family protein yields MFRKTAPQRPNWQETIARQGLVFGEPAVTANGELRPYWNESVHYVFEMDEVLALEADVEELHSMCLEAVDLVVSTERYRDFAIPEWVWPAIAESWRRRDPDVYGRFDLRYDGSGPAKMLEYNADTPTSLLEAAVIQWYWVTEVFPGDDQWNSLHEKLVERWRLVGDRLGSPEVHFAWSRANHSGEDHLTISYMQETAAEAGLRTSGLAVQDIGWDPSSNRFVDLADAPMSTVAKLYPWEWIVEERFGRQVVESLPGTLWIEPLWKMLLSNKALLAILWEMYPGHKNLLPSFLGGPGPLTEYVRKPLLGREGANVDIVAAGYETSTEGHYGKEGHVYQEFAPLPEFDSYRPVLGAWTVGDASAGLGIRETCGLVTDDGAAFVPHRVREG; encoded by the coding sequence GTGTTCAGGAAAACCGCACCACAGCGCCCGAATTGGCAGGAGACCATCGCCCGGCAGGGACTCGTCTTCGGCGAACCCGCCGTCACGGCGAACGGGGAACTGCGCCCCTACTGGAACGAATCCGTTCATTACGTGTTCGAGATGGACGAGGTGCTGGCCCTGGAGGCCGACGTCGAGGAGCTGCACTCGATGTGCCTGGAGGCCGTCGACCTGGTGGTGAGCACCGAGCGCTACCGGGACTTCGCCATCCCGGAGTGGGTGTGGCCGGCGATCGCCGAGTCGTGGCGGCGGCGCGATCCGGACGTCTACGGCCGCTTCGACCTGCGCTACGACGGGTCCGGGCCGGCGAAGATGCTGGAGTACAACGCGGACACCCCGACCTCGCTGCTGGAGGCGGCGGTGATCCAGTGGTACTGGGTCACCGAGGTCTTCCCCGGTGACGACCAGTGGAACTCCCTCCACGAGAAGCTGGTCGAACGGTGGAGGCTGGTCGGCGACCGGCTCGGCTCCCCCGAGGTGCACTTCGCGTGGTCCAGGGCCAACCACTCCGGCGAGGACCACCTGACCATCTCCTACATGCAGGAGACCGCCGCGGAGGCCGGGCTGCGCACCAGCGGGCTGGCCGTGCAGGACATCGGCTGGGACCCGTCGAGCAACCGCTTCGTGGACCTCGCCGACGCGCCGATGTCCACGGTGGCGAAGCTCTACCCGTGGGAGTGGATCGTCGAGGAGCGCTTCGGCCGCCAGGTCGTCGAGAGCCTGCCCGGCACGCTGTGGATCGAGCCGCTGTGGAAGATGTTGTTGTCCAACAAGGCTTTGCTGGCGATCCTGTGGGAGATGTACCCCGGGCACAAGAACCTGCTGCCGTCGTTCCTCGGCGGGCCGGGGCCGCTGACCGAGTACGTGCGCAAGCCGCTGTTGGGCCGCGAGGGCGCCAACGTGGACATCGTCGCCGCCGGGTACGAAACCAGCACCGAGGGCCACTACGGCAAGGAAGGCCACGTCTACCAGGAGTTCGCCCCGCTCCCGGAGTTCGACTCCTACCGGCCGGTCCTGGGCGCCTGGACCGTCGGCGACGCCTCGGCCGGGCTCGGCATCCGAGAGACCTGCGGACTGGTGACGGACGACGGCGCGGCGTTCGTGCCGCACCGCGTCCGCGAGGGCTGA
- a CDS encoding ATP-binding protein → MADQLRFGVLGPLTVWAGGRPHTPGGAGQANLLGALLLADGRPVSGSRLAEWLWDGHPPEQERKTLQVAVSRLRGWLRGIGADVAVELAEGGYVLRLPPRGSDIGEFRALVEVDPPGESYLDQLDRLERALRLWRGPLLAGLTAPTHAAPAALAVERARVEAATTLAEIAIRCGEPKRAVPLLETLADERVYDEHVHACLALAYCAGDDQVSALRTIERVRTRLVEDLGVSPGRTLRDAHAQILASQQGPMRERQRWWGPRPRSGQLIGRAEEQRALAAELTEHRLVTVTGPGGCGKTSLAMNVAEHADRPGGTAIAELAPLQDGNAIILALGSLTGVTGDGVHGVFAGLVSWVADRELLLVLDNCEHLAEPCAALVERLLAWCPRLTVLTTARQPLGLPAERVFALGPLPAPASGRFDADNPAIVLFRARAGTALPSGPDAEADVATICHHLDGLPLALELAAARVPSLGLRQLRERLEGGLDLLTRAAGEPRHRTMERAVGWSFRLLTEQKQLLLARLSVFRGEFGLSDVESVCGGAPLDGLDFAARLADLVERSLVQALPRQRYRLLTVVREFAEARLAEYGETVLVRDRHAQRWTSRARELDALPSYGDRLAGVRAMGREVADLDSALAHVQRRGRNAQSNELVAKLFEFWHVHGSYIANGQAQLDRALRTIWDSDPEVRSLLRFQEAQLARLREDYVSAVSIMASARRELAAHRPREHRIALIFEMSCLRFLLDPAAVHGTPRMLEQIASLETGSGDDVATSLTAGGGVYATWGRYEEAAELCRRYEVHRVERGLRISTAQLALRTEVALGRKDIQAAESWCERLAERLGPTGGPLEQEPARRAIGTTLLAKDPASAVDFLDDSVRQLRRLFPRSLSRVVRLQSLSAEALRRTGQPLRAREVLSDALASAIGRSHFRFGMAAALQAAVVAAELDDPAAKILAAAWDGVRTRLGLPAPIGVAHVVRDVLGIDPAPSTPQFLPWPEQELREVVHQAYLWTVGLGP, encoded by the coding sequence GTGGCGGATCAGCTCCGATTCGGCGTGCTCGGTCCGCTGACCGTCTGGGCGGGCGGCCGGCCGCACACCCCCGGGGGCGCCGGACAGGCGAACCTGCTGGGGGCGTTGCTGCTCGCCGACGGCAGGCCGGTGAGCGGGAGCAGGCTGGCCGAGTGGCTGTGGGACGGCCACCCGCCCGAGCAGGAGCGCAAGACCCTCCAGGTCGCGGTCTCCCGGCTGCGCGGCTGGTTGCGCGGGATCGGCGCGGACGTCGCGGTGGAGCTGGCCGAGGGCGGTTACGTGCTCCGGCTGCCGCCGAGGGGCAGCGACATCGGCGAGTTCCGCGCGCTGGTGGAGGTCGACCCGCCCGGTGAGTCCTATCTCGACCAGCTCGACCGCCTCGAACGCGCGTTGCGGCTGTGGCGGGGGCCGCTGCTGGCCGGGCTGACCGCGCCGACGCACGCCGCCCCCGCGGCGCTCGCGGTCGAGCGGGCACGGGTGGAGGCGGCGACGACCCTCGCCGAGATCGCCATCCGGTGCGGGGAGCCCAAGCGCGCGGTGCCGCTGCTGGAGACCCTCGCCGACGAGCGGGTCTACGACGAGCACGTGCACGCGTGCCTGGCGCTCGCCTACTGCGCGGGCGACGATCAGGTCAGCGCGCTGCGCACGATCGAACGGGTGCGGACCAGGCTCGTCGAGGACCTCGGCGTCTCGCCCGGCCGGACGCTGCGGGACGCGCACGCGCAGATCCTGGCCTCGCAGCAGGGACCGATGCGCGAGCGGCAGCGCTGGTGGGGCCCGCGCCCGCGCTCCGGCCAGCTCATCGGGCGCGCCGAGGAACAGCGGGCACTGGCCGCCGAGCTGACCGAGCACCGGCTCGTCACCGTGACCGGGCCCGGCGGCTGCGGCAAGACGAGCCTGGCCATGAACGTCGCCGAGCACGCCGACCGGCCGGGCGGGACCGCGATCGCCGAGCTGGCGCCGCTGCAGGACGGCAACGCGATCATCCTCGCCCTGGGGTCGCTGACCGGCGTGACCGGTGACGGCGTGCACGGGGTCTTCGCCGGGCTGGTCTCCTGGGTCGCCGACCGCGAACTGCTGCTGGTGCTGGACAACTGCGAGCACCTGGCCGAACCCTGCGCCGCACTGGTGGAACGGCTGCTGGCGTGGTGCCCGCGGTTGACCGTGCTGACCACCGCGCGCCAGCCGCTCGGCCTGCCCGCGGAGCGCGTGTTCGCACTCGGCCCGCTCCCCGCGCCCGCCTCCGGCCGCTTCGACGCGGACAACCCGGCGATCGTGCTCTTCCGCGCCAGGGCCGGGACCGCACTGCCGTCCGGTCCTGACGCCGAGGCTGACGTGGCGACCATCTGCCACCACCTCGACGGCCTGCCCCTCGCCCTGGAGCTGGCCGCGGCGCGGGTGCCGTCGCTGGGCCTGCGGCAGTTGCGGGAACGGCTCGAAGGTGGCCTGGACCTGTTGACCAGGGCTGCGGGGGAACCGCGGCACCGGACCATGGAACGCGCGGTCGGCTGGTCGTTCCGGTTGCTGACCGAGCAGAAGCAGCTGCTGCTGGCGCGGCTGTCGGTCTTCCGGGGCGAGTTCGGGCTCTCGGACGTGGAGTCGGTGTGCGGCGGCGCCCCGCTGGACGGGCTGGACTTCGCGGCGCGGCTGGCCGATCTCGTGGAGCGGTCGCTGGTGCAGGCGTTGCCGCGGCAGCGCTACCGGCTGCTGACCGTGGTCCGCGAGTTCGCCGAGGCGCGGCTGGCCGAGTACGGCGAGACCGTGCTCGTGCGGGATCGGCACGCGCAGCGGTGGACGTCGCGGGCGCGGGAGCTGGACGCGCTGCCGTCCTACGGGGACCGGCTCGCCGGGGTGCGGGCGATGGGGCGCGAGGTCGCCGATCTCGACTCGGCCCTGGCGCACGTGCAGAGGCGCGGCCGCAACGCCCAGTCCAACGAGCTGGTGGCGAAGCTGTTCGAGTTCTGGCACGTGCACGGCTCCTACATCGCCAACGGCCAGGCGCAGCTGGACCGCGCGCTGCGCACGATCTGGGACAGCGACCCCGAGGTGCGCAGCCTGCTGCGGTTCCAGGAGGCGCAGCTGGCCCGGCTGCGCGAGGACTACGTCTCGGCGGTGTCGATCATGGCGTCGGCGCGGCGCGAGCTGGCCGCTCACCGCCCTCGCGAGCACCGGATCGCGTTGATCTTCGAGATGAGCTGCCTGCGGTTCCTGCTCGATCCCGCCGCCGTGCACGGGACCCCGCGCATGCTGGAGCAGATCGCGTCGCTGGAGACCGGCTCGGGTGACGACGTGGCGACCTCGCTGACCGCGGGCGGCGGCGTGTACGCGACGTGGGGCCGCTACGAGGAGGCGGCCGAGCTGTGCAGGCGGTACGAGGTGCACCGGGTGGAGCGCGGCCTGCGGATCTCCACCGCGCAGTTGGCGCTGCGGACCGAGGTTGCCTTGGGGCGCAAGGACATTCAGGCCGCGGAGAGCTGGTGCGAGCGGCTGGCCGAACGGCTCGGGCCGACCGGCGGGCCGTTGGAGCAGGAGCCCGCGCGCCGGGCGATCGGCACCACGCTGCTGGCCAAGGACCCCGCGAGCGCGGTGGACTTCCTCGACGACAGCGTGCGCCAGCTGCGCCGCCTGTTCCCGAGGTCGCTGTCGCGGGTCGTGCGGCTGCAATCGTTGTCCGCTGAGGCTTTGCGGCGCACCGGGCAGCCGTTGCGGGCGCGCGAGGTGCTGTCGGACGCGCTCGCGTCGGCCATCGGGCGCTCGCACTTCCGGTTCGGCATGGCCGCTGCGCTGCAGGCCGCCGTGGTCGCGGCGGAACTGGACGATCCGGCGGCGAAGATCCTGGCGGCCGCGTGGGACGGCGTGCGGACGCGGCTCGGCCTGCCCGCGCCGATCGGGGTGGCCCACGTGGTCCGCGATGTGCTCGGCATCGACCCGGCGCCCTCGACGCCGCAGTTCCTGCCGTGGCCGGAGCAGGAGCTACGGGAGGTCGTCCACCAGGCCTACCTGTGGACCGTCGGCCTCGGCCCCTGA
- a CDS encoding MBL fold metallo-hydrolase has product MRLTVLGGCGAWPAAGQACSGYLLEHEGFRLLVDPGYAVLPRLLELVEASQVDAVLVSHGHPDHCADLNPLLRARILAEEPAPPLPLYALPGSVDHVLALDSGPRMAKSFTSKDFEAGDSFDVGPFQVDSILLPHWVPNAGVRLTADGRTLAYTGDTGPTDALVELAGGADAFLAEASYPDRVPPESAQYLSSARQAAAYAARGGARRLLLTHLWPGVDPGEAVAVARGGYSGEVRVATGGLMIEL; this is encoded by the coding sequence GTGCGACTGACGGTGCTCGGAGGATGCGGCGCGTGGCCCGCCGCCGGTCAGGCGTGCAGCGGATACCTCTTGGAGCACGAGGGTTTCCGCCTGCTGGTCGACCCCGGCTACGCCGTCCTGCCCCGCCTGCTGGAGCTGGTGGAGGCGTCCCAGGTGGACGCCGTCCTGGTCAGCCACGGTCACCCGGACCACTGCGCGGACCTGAACCCGTTGCTGCGCGCCAGGATCCTCGCCGAGGAGCCCGCTCCGCCGCTGCCGCTGTACGCGCTGCCCGGATCCGTCGACCACGTGCTCGCCCTGGACAGCGGACCGCGAATGGCAAAGTCCTTTACTTCCAAGGATTTCGAAGCGGGTGACAGTTTCGACGTAGGACCGTTCCAAGTGGACAGCATCCTGCTGCCGCACTGGGTGCCCAACGCGGGCGTGCGCCTGACGGCGGACGGGCGCACCCTGGCCTACACCGGCGACACCGGTCCGACGGACGCGCTCGTCGAGCTGGCCGGGGGAGCGGACGCCTTCCTCGCCGAGGCCAGCTACCCGGACCGCGTTCCCCCGGAGTCGGCGCAGTACCTGTCGAGCGCCCGCCAGGCGGCTGCCTACGCGGCCCGGGGCGGGGCGCGGCGGCTGCTGCTGACGCACCTGTGGCCCGGGGTGGACCCGGGCGAGGCGGTCGCGGTCGCCCGGGGCGGGTACTCCGGGGAGGTCCGCGTGGCGACCGGCGGACTGATGATCGAACTCTAG
- a CDS encoding ROK family transcriptional regulator, producing MHTSARPGRAAALRMEGQLHVLREFHAGRIATRAELTTRLGLSRASALEITARLRDAALVHEEAAPPDGKRGRPTTRLLPHPEGPLVCAVDIAHEAWTVAVVELGGAVLARTTGQISDRHADSVLTALRRAVAAQLDTWGQRVRAVPVSAPGTVRGTRVVQASNLRWRDVDLAVLTDLPVLGGNNATLSGLAESRRGAAADADVALHLKIDVGVGGILVVNGAPMTGATGGGGEFGHLPFGDPRRRCLCGAYGCWDTEVDGRALARLAWQEDAAEPRAAAERVLSAARDGDAAAVGAVDEVARAFGRGVGGLVNALDPRLVTVSGVATDLLAAAPEAFGTAYRTGLIAYQRSSVPPVRASALGGDGSIIGAAETGFDHVLTESGITAWRAR from the coding sequence GTGCACACTTCGGCGCGGCCGGGCCGGGCCGCGGCCCTGCGGATGGAGGGCCAGCTGCACGTGCTGCGCGAGTTCCACGCCGGGCGGATCGCGACCAGGGCGGAGCTGACCACGCGCCTCGGCCTGTCCCGCGCGTCGGCGTTGGAGATCACCGCGCGGCTGCGCGACGCGGCACTGGTCCACGAGGAGGCCGCCCCGCCGGACGGCAAGCGCGGCCGCCCCACGACCCGGCTGCTCCCCCACCCCGAGGGCCCGCTGGTCTGCGCGGTGGACATCGCGCACGAGGCGTGGACGGTCGCCGTGGTCGAGCTGGGTGGCGCGGTCCTGGCCAGGACGACCGGGCAGATCTCCGACCGCCACGCGGACTCCGTGCTGACCGCGTTGCGGCGCGCGGTGGCCGCGCAGCTCGACACGTGGGGGCAGCGGGTGCGAGCCGTGCCGGTGTCGGCGCCGGGCACGGTCCGCGGCACCCGCGTCGTCCAGGCCAGCAACCTGCGGTGGCGCGATGTCGACCTCGCCGTGCTCACCGATCTCCCCGTGCTCGGCGGCAACAACGCCACCCTCTCCGGCCTGGCCGAGTCCCGCCGGGGTGCCGCGGCGGACGCGGACGTCGCGCTGCACCTCAAGATCGACGTGGGGGTCGGCGGCATCCTCGTGGTCAACGGGGCGCCGATGACCGGGGCCACCGGTGGCGGCGGAGAGTTCGGCCACCTGCCCTTCGGCGATCCGCGCCGGAGGTGCCTGTGCGGCGCCTACGGCTGTTGGGACACCGAGGTCGACGGCCGTGCCCTCGCGCGGCTGGCCTGGCAGGAGGACGCGGCCGAACCTCGCGCCGCCGCCGAGCGCGTGCTCAGCGCGGCCCGGGACGGCGATGCAGCCGCGGTGGGCGCCGTGGACGAGGTGGCGCGCGCGTTCGGGCGCGGTGTCGGCGGACTGGTGAACGCACTCGACCCGCGACTCGTCACGGTTTCCGGCGTGGCAACCGATCTGCTGGCCGCCGCCCCCGAGGCGTTCGGCACCGCCTACCGCACGGGCCTGATCGCCTACCAGCGCAGCTCGGTGCCGCCCGTGCGCGCCTCCGCCCTCGGCGGGGACGGCAGCATCATCGGCGCCGCCGAGACCGGCTTCGACCACGTGCTGACCGAGTCCGGCATCACCGCCTGGCGCGCCCGCTAG
- a CDS encoding SemiSWEET family sugar transporter yields the protein MTAIGFLAGVLTTACWVPQLLRSWRTRSTKDFSWLYLIVISAGVALWAVYGVWQADAAVIAANVATLCFLLFLIGLKLTERRREVAA from the coding sequence ATGACCGCGATCGGGTTTCTCGCCGGTGTCCTGACCACCGCTTGCTGGGTTCCGCAGCTGCTTCGCTCGTGGCGGACGCGGTCGACGAAGGACTTCTCGTGGCTCTACCTGATCGTCATTTCCGCCGGGGTAGCGCTCTGGGCGGTCTACGGGGTGTGGCAGGCGGACGCGGCGGTGATCGCGGCCAACGTGGCGACGCTGTGCTTCCTGCTGTTCCTGATCGGGCTGAAGCTGACCGAGCGCCGCAGGGAGGTTGCCGCGTGA
- a CDS encoding HAD family hydrolase, producing MKDVRAVLFDMDGTLVDSEGAVARSWKVWADRNGVDHAELLRICPGLPAAEVIRHFRPQWTEERIAADARGQLELEYADLTGVLPARGTPEVLAAVAELGLPWAVVTSADRKLAGIRLSAAGIGAPLVVTREDVTHGKPHPDGFLRAAHLLGVAPGHCLAVEDAVAGVESGRAAGMRVAGLRGVPSDVPIEHLGELAELLRGVLAR from the coding sequence GTGAAGGACGTGCGCGCGGTGCTGTTCGACATGGACGGCACGCTGGTGGACTCCGAGGGCGCCGTCGCGCGCTCCTGGAAGGTGTGGGCCGACCGCAACGGCGTCGACCACGCCGAACTGCTGCGGATCTGCCCGGGCCTGCCCGCTGCCGAGGTCATCCGCCATTTCCGTCCACAGTGGACCGAAGAGCGGATCGCCGCCGACGCGCGCGGGCAGCTGGAGCTGGAGTACGCCGACCTGACCGGCGTCCTGCCCGCCCGGGGGACCCCCGAGGTGCTGGCCGCCGTCGCCGAGCTCGGCCTGCCCTGGGCGGTGGTGACCAGTGCCGACCGCAAGCTCGCCGGGATCAGGCTGAGCGCCGCGGGGATCGGCGCGCCCCTGGTGGTCACCCGCGAGGACGTCACGCACGGCAAACCGCACCCCGATGGGTTCCTGCGCGCCGCGCACCTGCTGGGCGTCGCGCCCGGGCACTGCCTCGCCGTGGAGGACGCCGTCGCGGGTGTCGAGTCCGGACGCGCGGCCGGGATGCGCGTCGCCGGGCTGCGCGGGGTGCCCAGCGACGTGCCGATCGAGCACCTCGGTGAGCTGGCCGAACTGCTGCGTGGTGTGCTTGCGCGGTGA
- a CDS encoding helix-turn-helix domain-containing protein: MLRAKDAMDRAYAEPLDIPALAALAHVSEAHFIRTFRATFGETPHRYLQRRRVERSMFLLRSTELSVTEICFQVGFGSLGTFSRTFRDIVGESPSAYRARGPLPAVPNCFAMAWMRPSSFGEARGAEPN, from the coding sequence ATGCTGCGCGCCAAGGACGCGATGGACCGCGCCTACGCCGAACCGCTGGACATCCCGGCGCTGGCCGCGCTCGCGCACGTCTCCGAGGCGCACTTCATCCGCACCTTCCGCGCCACCTTCGGCGAGACACCCCACCGCTACCTGCAACGGCGCCGGGTGGAGCGGTCGATGTTCCTGCTCCGCTCGACCGAGCTCAGCGTCACCGAGATCTGCTTCCAGGTCGGCTTCGGCAGCCTCGGCACGTTCAGCAGGACCTTCCGCGACATCGTCGGGGAGTCGCCGTCGGCCTACCGGGCGCGCGGGCCGCTCCCGGCGGTGCCGAACTGCTTCGCGATGGCCTGGATGAGACCGAGCAGTTTTGGAGAAGCCCGGGGCGCGGAGCCGAACTAG
- a CDS encoding VOC family protein, translated as MFTAITHSQIFVTDQDEALDFYVGKLELEVHTDADLGFMRWLTVNVPGDKSREILLERPGPPSMDEATAEQVRELLAKGVMGGSLFFSTDDCHKTYETLVSRGVEFYDKPTERPYGIDCGLRDPFGNRLRFAQLFS; from the coding sequence ATGTTCACAGCCATCACGCACTCGCAGATCTTCGTCACCGACCAGGACGAGGCACTGGACTTCTACGTCGGCAAGCTCGAACTGGAGGTGCACACCGACGCGGACCTGGGCTTCATGCGCTGGCTGACCGTCAACGTGCCCGGCGACAAGAGCCGGGAGATCCTGCTGGAGCGCCCGGGCCCGCCGTCGATGGACGAGGCCACCGCCGAGCAGGTCCGCGAGCTGCTCGCCAAGGGCGTCATGGGCGGCTCGCTGTTCTTCAGCACCGACGACTGCCACAAGACCTACGAGACCCTGGTGTCCAGGGGTGTCGAGTTCTACGACAAGCCGACCGAGCGCCCGTACGGCATCGACTGCGGCCTGCGCGACCCCTTCGGCAACCGGCTCAGGTTCGCCCAGCTGTTCTCCTGA
- a CDS encoding NAD-dependent epimerase/dehydratase family protein, producing the protein MTRILLLGATGFLGSHVHNVLFREPGVDVVTVARSALSESPGHVPFDLGLADVGALRGLITAAAPDVVINCVGAAGGSVTALAESNVELPARIVRALLECPKPPRLVHLGSAAEYGRGEIGVPVTEDTPPAPVGAYGLSKLAGTRAVGLGRAAGLDTVVLRVFNPIGPGSPTSGLAGRAAAEIIRARRQYDGIRLGPLDVIRDFVDARDVARAVFAAATTPSDAEILNVGSGVGTPAEGLVAELARIAGHTGPVSQEDRGPERPADVPWQRADVSEIGRVLGWRPEHDLTDSLTALWREVACHA; encoded by the coding sequence GTGACCCGCATCCTGTTGCTCGGCGCGACCGGTTTCCTGGGCAGCCACGTGCACAACGTGCTCTTCCGCGAGCCCGGGGTCGACGTCGTCACCGTCGCGCGCTCGGCACTGTCGGAATCCCCGGGCCACGTGCCCTTCGACCTCGGCCTCGCCGACGTGGGCGCGCTGCGCGGGCTGATCACCGCCGCCGCGCCCGACGTGGTGATCAACTGCGTCGGCGCTGCCGGTGGTTCCGTCACCGCGCTCGCCGAGTCCAATGTGGAGCTTCCGGCCCGGATCGTCCGCGCGCTGCTGGAGTGCCCGAAGCCACCGCGATTGGTGCACCTCGGTTCCGCGGCGGAGTACGGCCGAGGTGAGATCGGTGTCCCGGTCACCGAGGACACCCCGCCCGCCCCGGTGGGCGCGTACGGGCTGAGCAAGCTCGCGGGCACCCGCGCGGTCGGCCTCGGGCGAGCGGCGGGCCTGGACACCGTGGTGCTGCGGGTGTTCAACCCGATCGGCCCCGGCTCGCCCACGTCCGGGCTGGCCGGGCGGGCGGCCGCGGAGATCATCCGAGCCCGCCGCCAGTACGACGGGATCCGGCTCGGCCCGCTGGACGTGATCCGCGACTTCGTCGACGCCAGGGACGTGGCGAGAGCGGTCTTCGCGGCGGCGACGACGCCGTCGGACGCGGAGATCCTCAACGTCGGCAGCGGGGTCGGCACCCCGGCGGAGGGACTGGTCGCCGAGCTGGCCCGGATCGCCGGGCACACCGGCCCGGTCAGCCAGGAGGACCGCGGCCCCGAGCGGCCGGCCGACGTGCCGTGGCAGCGCGCCGACGTCTCCGAGATCGGCCGGGTCCTCGGCTGGCGGCCGGAGCACGACCTGACCGACTCGCTCACCGCGCTGTGGCGGGAGGTGGCGTGTCACGCCTGA
- a CDS encoding vitamin K epoxide reductase family protein — translation MAGEIETTTAPGGLGRRWVPVTALVLSVLGLAVSAYMTLSHYTDQKVLVCSTNAVIDCARVTSSPQSVVFGIPVAVLGVAFFVAMCVLNLPALWRSPDQRVRLARFAGVGVGIVFVAYLVAVELLVLHVICEWCTVVHILTIALFVVTVLGETSRRVAE, via the coding sequence ATGGCCGGAGAGATCGAGACGACGACGGCGCCGGGCGGGCTGGGGCGACGCTGGGTCCCGGTGACCGCGCTGGTGCTCTCCGTGCTCGGCCTGGCGGTGTCGGCGTATATGACGCTGTCGCACTACACCGACCAGAAGGTCCTGGTGTGCTCGACGAACGCGGTGATCGACTGCGCGCGGGTCACCTCCAGCCCGCAGTCAGTGGTCTTCGGCATCCCCGTCGCCGTGCTCGGCGTGGCCTTCTTCGTGGCCATGTGCGTGCTGAACCTGCCCGCCTTGTGGCGGTCCCCGGACCAGCGCGTCCGCCTGGCGCGCTTCGCCGGCGTCGGCGTCGGCATCGTCTTCGTGGCCTACCTGGTCGCGGTGGAGCTGCTGGTGCTGCACGTGATCTGCGAGTGGTGCACCGTCGTGCACATCCTGACGATCGCGCTGTTCGTGGTCACCGTCCTCGGCGAGACCAGCCGGCGGGTCGCGGAGTGA
- a CDS encoding PPOX class F420-dependent oxidoreductase codes for MTALSPAVRAFLDRPNYAVLCTLNPDGSPQASMMWVGRDGDDLLFSTVAGRRKERNMRRDPRVTVVVSDRADPEVYVEVRGTATISEEGGRELDDALSWKYDGKAAGADAPGAVRVVVRITPTKVLGRVA; via the coding sequence GTGACCGCGCTCAGCCCGGCCGTCCGTGCCTTCCTGGACCGCCCGAACTACGCCGTGCTCTGCACGCTCAACCCCGACGGCTCGCCCCAGGCGTCGATGATGTGGGTCGGCCGGGACGGGGACGACCTGCTGTTCTCCACCGTCGCCGGTCGGCGCAAGGAGCGGAACATGCGCCGCGACCCGAGGGTGACCGTGGTCGTCTCCGATCGCGCGGACCCGGAGGTCTACGTGGAGGTCCGTGGCACCGCGACGATCTCCGAGGAGGGCGGGCGGGAACTCGACGACGCGCTGTCCTGGAAGTACGACGGGAAGGCCGCGGGCGCCGACGCTCCCGGAGCGGTCCGGGTGGTCGTCCGCATCACGCCGACGAAGGTGCTCGGCCGCGTAGCGTGA